A DNA window from Argopecten irradians isolate NY chromosome 10, Ai_NY, whole genome shotgun sequence contains the following coding sequences:
- the LOC138332580 gene encoding uncharacterized protein — protein MSVYILICIRRRKQICQCVKSFRSNTRDYLLLKFIMFLLLSIYILSSQVWLSCGAGVVMIKFESYSNHIYQTRNGSCSDNSDSYLDICIDTEPLNSKCGRTDVYCGTDNFTFGPKIGELPNPFNFTFEHNFSIRMSAYDGNDDDDDNKDDSDYLLGSILYNSTKESCSMSSPVNQTLTHGPISVNVSLTFVCNDDEENIHGAGSKGAQSNPDSGIRNKFEPSNTAAPSATTEPINITTPDNTTTPSNTTEPINTTELSNTTEPSNTTTSRNITEPSNTKTPINTTTPINTTTPPINTTTSSNQPSNTTEPSNTTEPSNTTEPSNTTEPSNTIEPSNTTEPSNTTEPSNTTEPSNTTEPSNTIEPSNTTEPSNTTEPSNTTEPSNTTEPSNTTEPSNTIEPSNSIEPSNTRKPSNTTANTTTTSPTASTTPATTTNFSTLSTTTGPSTTQSSDFSKVGVGMIKFQSYNNPTSRCQDGSCCDYNWNSYCTPCDPYIEICIMTEQPYSTCKYSGKTRVHENTDEFVFESTIGGMPNPFSFSTEHGVSINITAKDDDGSLNPDIIGSASLSYTNITELCSVAGPMHRTLNSDTISVNVTLVFVCGSNPAITTADVSTNSQDIFATSVTTVNAPSQNSTKPGQQSSKEVTNLLAVVICLLVLLVIVAVIGSCVLRRSRRRRRNKENTGRLASTMYNATDVCTTMERIPITSTKITEDSFL, from the exons ATGTCAGTATATATCCTTATTTGTATAAGACGCAGAAAACAGATTTGTCAGTGTGTGAAAAGTTTTCGAAGCAACACTAGGGATTATTTGCTGCTGAAATTCATCATGTTTTTACTATTGTCAATTTATATATTGTCCTCACAAGTATGG CTGTCATGTGGCGCCGGAGTTGTAATGATAAAGTTCGAAAGCTACAGTAACCATATCTACCAGACTAGAAATGGCAGCTGTAGCGACAACAGTGACTCGTACCTTGACATATGCATAGACACAGAACCCCTAAACAG TAAATGTGGAAGAACAGACGTCTACTGTGGTACAGACAATTTTACATTCGGACCGAAAATTGGAGAATTGCCGAACCCATTCAACTTCACATTCGAG CATAACTTTTCAATTCGGATGTCTGCCTATGATGGtaatgacgatgatgatgacaataaaGATGACAGTGATTATCTACTTGGATCAATACTGTACAACAGTACAAAGGAAAGTTGTTCTATGAGCTCCCCAGTAAATCAAACACTAACTCACGGTCCGATCAG TGTCAACGTGTCCTTGACGTTCGTATGTAACGATGATGAAGAAAATATCCATGGTGCAG GATCAAAAGGAGCACAGAGTAACCCAGATAGCGGGATAAGGAACAAATTTGAACCTAGCAACACTGCAGCACCTAGCGCAACTACAGAACCTATCAACATTACAACACCGGACAACACTACAACACCTAGCAACACTACAGAACCTATCAACACCACAGAACTTAGCAACACTACAGAACCTAGCAACACTACAACGTCTAGAAACATTACAGAACCTAGCAACACTAAAACACCAATCAACACTACAACACCAATCAACACTACAACACCACCGATCAACACTACAACATCAAGCAAC CAACCTAGCAACACTACAGAACCTAGCAACACTACAGAACCTAGCAACACTACAGAACCTAGCAACACTACAGAACCTAGCAACACTATAGAACCTAGCAACACTACAGAACCTAGCAACACTACAGAACCTAGCAACACTACAGAACCTAGCAACACTACAGAACCTAGCAACACTATAGAACCTAGCAACACTACAGAACCTAGCAACACTACAGAACCTAGCAACACTACAGAACCTAGCAACACTACAGAACCTAGCAACACTACAGAACCTAGCAATACTATAGAACCTAGCAACAGTATAGAACCTAGCAATACTAGAAAACCTAGCAACACTACAGCAAATACTACCACTACATCGCCTACCGCCTCTACAACACCTGCCACCACTACTAACTTCTCAACATTATCTACCACTACTGGCCCTTCTACTACACAATCATCTGAT ttttcaaaGGTAGGAGTGGGAATGATAAAGTTTCAGAGCTACAACAATCCGACTTCCAGGTGCCAAGACGGTAGCTGCTGCGACTACAACTGGAATTCTTATTGTACACCTTGCGACCCTTACATAGAGATATGCATCATGACAGAACAGCCGTACAG tacatgtaaatattctgGAAAGACACGTGTCCATGAAAATACAGATGAATTCGTATTTGAATCGACAATCGGAGGAATGCCGAACCCATTTAGCTTCTCCACCGAG CATGGTGTATCAATAAACATCACAGCTAAAGATGATGATGGGAGTTTGAACCCTGATATTATTGGATCAGCAAGTCTATCATACACCAATATAACGGAGCTCTGTTCTGTGGCCGGGCCAATGCACCGAACCCTTAACAGCGATACTATCAG TGTCAATGTTACATTGGTCTTTGTGTGTGGCAGCAACCCAG CAATAACCACAGCTGACGTGTCTACCAACAGTCAGGATATATTTGCCACCTCGGTAACGACTGTCAACGCTCCGTCCCAGAATTCTACAAAACCAGGACAACAAAGCTCGAAAGAG GTTACAAACTTATTGGCCGTGGTGATATGTTTATTGGTGCTCCTCGTTATTGTAGCTGTGATCGGATCCTGTGTTCTAAG AAGATCTAGGAGACGCCGGAGGAATAAAGAAAACACAGGACGGCTTGCCAGTACAATGTACAATGCCACTGATGTGTGTACAACTATGGAACGTATTCCTATCACTTCGACAAAAATAACAGAAGATAgctttttgtaa